In Hymenobacter gelipurpurascens, one DNA window encodes the following:
- a CDS encoding FKBP-type peptidyl-prolyl cis-trans isomerase, which yields MKQFISRFRPAFLLVLFFSLMSPGLFSCMKNNDPVLDTTDYTVRDKEIIEAYIKANNLTAQRQEPSGLYVVITEPGTLPLPTKGQTVSVLYTGTTLDGKVFDSTASRGNTPFDFPIGMGKVIAGWDEGIALLGKGGKATLLIPSGLAYGPYGIGPIAPNSVLRFDVEVTDIK from the coding sequence GTGAAACAGTTCATTTCCCGCTTCCGCCCGGCTTTCCTGCTGGTGCTCTTTTTCTCGCTCATGTCGCCGGGGTTGTTTTCCTGCATGAAAAACAACGACCCGGTTCTCGATACCACGGATTATACAGTTCGTGATAAGGAGATTATTGAGGCCTACATCAAAGCCAATAACCTGACGGCCCAGCGCCAGGAGCCCTCGGGCCTCTACGTGGTAATCACGGAACCCGGCACGCTTCCCTTGCCCACTAAAGGCCAGACGGTTTCGGTGCTTTACACTGGCACTACACTCGACGGCAAAGTGTTTGACTCTACGGCCAGCCGCGGCAATACCCCTTTCGATTTTCCGATCGGCATGGGGAAAGTAATTGCGGGCTGGGATGAAGGCATTGCCTTGCTCGGTAAAGGCGGTAAAGCCACCCTGCTCATTCCTTCGGGACTGGCCTACGGCCCGTACGGCATCGGGCCCATTGCACCGAATTCGGTGCTGCGCTTCGATGTTGAGGTAACGGATATTAAGTAA
- a CDS encoding FKBP-type peptidyl-prolyl cis-trans isomerase — protein sequence MHNVFSLARPTLLLRLAALLLVSTPILSACDSKGTLAEQQQKIIDNQKVTDDATIQAYLKRHNYTSADYTRTTSGLYLISLKDGPTTPVPSGATDNKIKAGQKVTINYVGKFIGEANDGQIFDNSSTNRTACGCLSLTAGAGSVIAGWEEALLLMRQGDRRLLLVPSYLAYGQGASSGIPANTPLLFDMEVLTVK from the coding sequence ATGCACAACGTATTTTCCCTGGCCCGTCCTACCCTGCTGCTCCGTTTGGCAGCTCTGCTCCTGGTTTCGACGCCTATCCTGTCTGCCTGCGACTCCAAAGGCACGCTCGCCGAGCAGCAGCAGAAAATCATTGACAACCAGAAGGTAACCGACGACGCCACGATTCAGGCTTATCTGAAGCGCCACAACTATACCAGCGCCGACTACACCCGCACTACCTCGGGCCTGTACCTGATCAGCCTGAAGGATGGCCCCACTACTCCGGTTCCATCGGGCGCCACTGATAACAAAATCAAGGCCGGCCAGAAGGTGACCATCAACTACGTGGGCAAGTTTATCGGCGAAGCCAACGACGGCCAGATCTTCGATAACTCCAGCACCAACCGCACGGCTTGCGGCTGCCTGAGCCTCACGGCTGGTGCCGGCAGCGTAATTGCCGGTTGGGAAGAAGCACTCCTGCTGATGCGCCAAGGCGACCGGCGGCTGTTGCTGGTTCCCTCTTACCTGGCCTACGGCCAAGGGGCAAGCAGCGGCATTCCGGCTAACACGCCGTTGCTCTTCGATATGGAGGTGCTGACCGTAAAATAA
- a CDS encoding FKBP-type peptidyl-prolyl cis-trans isomerase — protein sequence MAYAIRHWLPSLALFLGAGWGVCPVLGQQALPTAPVQSSADSLLVRATQTKSGLRFAVRQPGQGPTAHSGDKVTVHYTGFLPDGHVFDASVKQGGPLKVRVGRGEVIKGWDEALQLLPEGTRARIWIPARLAYAAKGVRDPDDERRYLVPPHTDLVFEVEILRVK from the coding sequence ATGGCCTACGCAATCCGACATTGGTTACCAAGCCTGGCTCTTTTTCTGGGAGCTGGCTGGGGAGTGTGTCCGGTGCTGGGCCAACAGGCACTCCCAACTGCCCCAGTGCAATCCTCGGCCGATAGCCTGCTGGTGCGGGCCACCCAGACCAAATCGGGGTTGCGGTTTGCCGTGCGCCAGCCCGGCCAGGGGCCAACGGCCCATTCCGGCGATAAGGTAACGGTGCACTACACGGGTTTCCTGCCTGATGGTCATGTGTTCGATGCCTCCGTGAAGCAAGGCGGCCCCCTGAAAGTGCGTGTAGGCCGCGGCGAGGTTATTAAGGGCTGGGACGAAGCGCTGCAGCTGTTGCCGGAAGGCACGCGGGCACGCATCTGGATTCCGGCCCGACTGGCCTACGCTGCTAAAGGCGTCCGCGACCCGGATGATGAGCGGCGCTACCTGGTGCCTCCCCACACTGACCTGGTGTTTGAGGTGGAAATTCTTCGGGTGAAATAA